The Brassica napus cultivar Da-Ae chromosome C1, Da-Ae, whole genome shotgun sequence DNA segment GATAAATAagtataaaatttcaaaaaaaattagaattttgttttataaatatgtatttaaaatacatttatgcaTATATAGTCAGACCTTTATGAATACATTACTCAACttgaattatatgtatatttttagtcagatattcttaaatatgtataacatcTTGCCAAAGTTTTTGAAAGGTTTTCCTATATTTGATACCCaaattttataaagatattatacatatttataagcaTTTTCGTAagttatttaaaatgatatattaaaGAATATTTTCCTAAATATGCATATACATCAAATATAGAAGATAACATACacatttaggaaaaaaaatctaaatttatgtACAAGTTTTATTCAATAAGtctatttacatatttatgaaGACATTCATGAATtaggaattattatttttcgCAAATTCAGAAAGATGTCATACACGTTAAtatttttctaagttttttaaGAACTATTTTTCCCCAAAAAAtacatttgaaaacaaaaaaaaaattaaaaacgaaaacTTCTGTAAAGAGAATTTAAAGGAAATTTAAtaacagattttgaaaaataaaatcaaaaaattatctttgattttatcattttgaattttataatatttaattattatcttatttaataaatatttaattaaaattataaaatgaggatataatttttatttaaccaTTTAATGAAATCTATTTTTATCACTTTAACTTTTGAAAGCTATttaaagaacaaaaacaaaaaaaaaagactatttaGTAGCACCAGGGCCGGCTTAGATAGGGGCGAGCGGTGCGACCGCCCCTGGTCCAATTTGTTGTCCCCctattttttaatagataagggtccaatttgtttttaaaaatacatgtattttaatattaaaaataagaaaagggtGCCAATgttttttatatgaaagtatttttttatttccataaatttatttttaaaaacatttctggtattttggaaaaaacatatatctattagattttttaaagaaaaataattgtttaaggaaaaaaacatatatctattagatttttaaaagaaaaatattgtcataGGGTCCATGACACCATTGAGCCGGCCCTGACTAGCACAACAAGAACGGTTGTAAGAAATTAAAAGCCAATATTCTACTTTTCATGATCATTATGAATATATACtgtcttatatttttatacaaatgaaaAGATAAATAGGTCTTAGAAAACGGTATAGCAAATAGTCAAATACAGTAAAAACCATGCATGAAACTTGGTGTCTAACGTTAACCAACTCTTGTTACTAACAAGCTAATCGTAAGCCAAACAAAGATAAGATCAAAATTTATTACACAATGCACGTAATCCAACCCCTAATTATAGTGTCATTACATTATCTATTTAAAGGATCACAAAGTGACTCCCATTTTTAAATTAAGCCACAACATTCCTTCCTTCCTTCTAAGCgcaaaagcaaaataaaaatggCAGGAGGAGCTTTTGTGTCAGAAGGAGGAAGTGGTGGAAGAGATTATGAAGGAGGAGTCACAGTTTTCGTTGTCATAACATGTATGGTTGCAGCCATGGGAGGTCTCCTCTTTGGTTATGACCTTGGAATCTCAGGAGGTGTGACATCAATGGATGAGTTTCTTAGCAAGTTCTTCCCACAATTAGAGAAGCAAAGGGTAAAGGCGAAGCACGAGACGGCTTACTGCAAATTTGATGACCAAAAGCTCCAATTGTTTACTTCTTCTCTCTACTTAGCAGCTTTGGTAGCTTCCTTTGTGGCTTCGGTTGTTACTAGGAAGTATGGACGAAAGGTTTCCATGTTTACCGGTGGACTTGCTTTCCTCACCGGTGCACTGATCAACGCCTTTGCCATTAATGTCACAATGCTCATCATCGGTAGACTTTTGCTCGGTGTAGGTGTGGGATTTGCTAATCAGGTTAGGTCTAAATTTGTTGTAtatcatctaaatatatatgtgATATGCCTCATGCAACATTATATAGACCAAAGGTCCGGAACTTTGTGaccacaaaaataaaatcatgtaTGTATATTGTCTATGCTGATTCTCAATaagaattgtttttcttttcagtcAACTCCGGTTTACCTCTCGGAAATggctccagcaaagataagaggAGCGCTAAACATTTGTTTCCAGGTGGCTATTACGTCTGGAATCTTGGTGGCGAATCTGATCAACTATGGAACATCTAATATGGCTAAAAATGGGTGGAGGGTTTCTTTAGGTTTAGCAGCTGTTCCAGCAATTCTTATGGTGATCGGATCATTCTTTTTGCCCGATACACCAAACTCAATGCTTGAGAGAGGCAAATACGAGGAAGCAAAACAAATGTTGAAGAAAGTACGAGGAACGGAAAACGTTGACCATGAGTTTCAAGATATACGCGATGCATGTCAAGCTGCTAAAAAGGTAGAACATCCATGGAAAAACATCAGGCAGAGCAAATACAGACCGGCTTTAGTCTTCTGCTCGGCCATTCCCTTTTTCCAGCAGATTACTGGAATTAATGTCATTATGTTCTACGCTCCTGTTCTCTTCAAGACTCTTGGTTTTGGAGATGATGCTGCTCTTATGTCGGCTGTAATAACCGGTGTAGTTAACGTGCTCGCGACCTTTGTCTCCCTATACTCGGTTGATAGATTTGGAAGAAGGTTTCTTTTCCTTGAAGGTGGCATTCAAATGTTCATATGTCAGGTACAAATCAGTTTTACATAGCCTTCAATTCTTTCTATCTTTATTTGTGTTTGCATTAGCTTTTCCACTCTAATCACTAAAACATCTGTTTGCATGCACAACAATCATAAATATAGCCGGTTCCGACATTTAGGGGActagaaatattttagatatatggaaagtgtatttttcataaaaacaaTGTCAATTTAACAACACATGTTTTTAAAGGACCAGAATAATTTCTTGAATATTTAGATGATTAaattacttttttcttttttaaaatcattacaACCTGAACATGGAAACTGTAAAAAGAACTATAATTTcttgaaaataatatgtaatttattagggtgtatatatatatttctttctttctttttcctaaACAAAGTCACATATATGATTGATGAAtgttttgtttatcttttcAGATTCTTGTTGGTTCATTTATCGGTTTAAAATTCGGAACCACGGGAACCGGAACCTTGACACCAGCAACAGCAGACTGGATTCTTGTTTTCATATGTGTGTACGTTGCTGGATTTGCATGGTCATGGGGTCCATTGGGTTGGTTAGTACCCAGTGAGATATGTCCATTGGAAATCAGACCAGCTGGACAAGCCATCAACGTCTCAGTCAACATGTTCTTCACTTTCCTCATCGGTCAATTCTTCTTGACAATGCTTTGTCACATGAAGTTTGGTCTCTTCTACTTCTTTGCAGGCATGGTTGCCATCATGACCATCTTCATCTACTTTTTGTTTCCGGAGACCAGAGGTGTTCCCATTGAAGAGATGGGAAGAATTTGGAAGCAACATTGGTTCTGGAAAAGTTACATTCCAGATGACGCAGTTATTGGTGGACATGATGAAAGCTAAACCAATTTGGTTTAAGTGGAATTGGTTCGGTCATATATGTTGATCAATTATGAGTTGTTTTCACGTTAATACTGCCTAGATAATTTGTTAATTACTTGATTTAttgtcttatatatatatatgcgaaGCTTTTTTATATTCATTTACATATTTTGTCTACATTTTCTTGGTCTTGTAAGTCCCTtatctcactacaagaaaacatcaattttGTAACTACAAGAATAGTTGGAAGATAGTTGCAACTATAGATATTATGACTATTTTGCAACTACTTGATTCAGTTAGAAATAGCTCGTCGCAAATAATGTTGGTTGCAAATTAGTCCCAAAAGAGCGACTGAAGTAAGACTATATAGTTAGTGGTATATTAGCAACTCCTTTGTAACTAAGGTCGCAGTTGCAAAAAATAATTTGAGACCACGGTTTTGGTCTTCTATTAGTTAGTAAATAGTAGTTGCTAGTTAGTCTCTTTTTACTTGCGACTAATTTAAAACACTAGGGAtagtttttgcattttaatctatttttgtcCCTTGCTTACTAATATAGCattcagtttttcaatgcattttatcttcactatctcctcttgtcttgtttacatttgttttcGCTTTCTGTCGTTTGATTTGTCTTAATTTTGGCTTGTGTAATAACTTAACCCTGCTAattcttctttcattctttattgattgatatttttatctcgcttagctctgtgttgccactaatttgctcgaatcatttttcatcatctgcttcgtattctttatatattcattaactattgtctccaatctctttaaatcctaaaaatcatacatgttcttttgtttattaaatcacatattaaatattgttgaaactgtTTATTTAGTCTAATAAATCCTTACGATTATAACTAAGATGATGGATAAAAGactgattataatttagttgaaattaaagtctaaagcagaagttattaaacttgcaatccttctttttgtcatccaatatagctttagtcaaatcaattatattgatttagaaaacccataagctatttcaatcccaaacaacaaaaaaacaggCGCATTTGTTATTGACGCTGCGGCGGATTTCTTttactataaacataatttcttgtcacaactgttaataaacccaaatgtgtttacaaaagctacccatataagagtttcatactcatttctctttctccagtcatctcctatgttagtagctatcataatacaatcatcaaacaaatGACATATCTCTTGGTTCCATATAGAATATGCAAAAGGACTGTTTTCTGTAGACTCCATGATCACtgagtattataaatatcaaactctgtctatggtctatttatatgttaagAAAATGCCTCGAAATGTAGCTTCCAAATAATGATTTCCAGGTCAACACATTGCATGTTAACCTCCACAATGGGATCAGCGGATCTGCAGATACCGCTACATGTCGAGTTGAACGCAGCTACACATATGTTCCTTGCTTGTGCCTTTCATTCACAATCTGTAATTCTCCCAAGAACCAGAATCAATGTTAAATGAGGTAAAAGTTTTAGAGTCACAACAGACTTTGTATAGCCAAGCCCAATAAACCAAGCACCCAACGTAACATCCCCACTTGCCTATTTGTGCAGAAAATGACTTGATCATTATATAGTAGCACCGAGAAGTTAGATGGAGAATGAGGTATGAATGCAAAGTAGACAAAACAGTTAAAATCTTACTGATTATGAGATAAAAagaaatcaattctcttgaaaTGGCGTATAACTGTCCAATAGCGTAACAGAAGTACTTGTTCCTGTTCTCACCAAACTTCCAattctaaatgtatatataaatcaattagAGTTATTGTCAGCACTCTGTTGCGATAtttgttagctaaaataatccacccaacataataggaaaaagaaaccaaCGAAATTGTAAAGCTAACCATCAGCTGAGATGCTTTTGTTGTCCTGACACTTTGCAAGCTTAGTGATTTCACTGTCAAAAGCAACAAACTAAGCAGTCATATACATCC contains these protein-coding regions:
- the LOC125580254 gene encoding sugar transport protein 10-like, whose translation is MAGGAFVSEGGSGGRDYEGGVTVFVVITCMVAAMGGLLFGYDLGISGGVTSMDEFLSKFFPQLEKQRVKAKHETAYCKFDDQKLQLFTSSLYLAALVASFVASVVTRKYGRKVSMFTGGLAFLTGALINAFAINVTMLIIGRLLLGVGVGFANQSTPVYLSEMAPAKIRGALNICFQVAITSGILVANLINYGTSNMAKNGWRVSLGLAAVPAILMVIGSFFLPDTPNSMLERGKYEEAKQMLKKVRGTENVDHEFQDIRDACQAAKKVEHPWKNIRQSKYRPALVFCSAIPFFQQITGINVIMFYAPVLFKTLGFGDDAALMSAVITGVVNVLATFVSLYSVDRFGRRFLFLEGGIQMFICQILVGSFIGLKFGTTGTGTLTPATADWILVFICVYVAGFAWSWGPLGWLVPSEICPLEIRPAGQAINVSVNMFFTFLIGQFFLTMLCHMKFGLFYFFAGMVAIMTIFIYFLFPETRGVPIEEMGRIWKQHWFWKSYIPDDAVIGGHDES